The Pararhodobacter sp. genome segment TGCCCCATCGTGGCATCCCAATGGGCGCGGCAAGCCTCCAGCGGCGGGAAGCGCAGCAGCCATTCCCGCGCCGCCGCCTGCCCTGCCTCAGGGTCATACCCTTGCTCGCGCACAACCTCCGGCGCGAGCTTGCGCAGGCGTTTCCCGAAAGCGACCGGGCTATCCCGCCGCCGCCAGCCGACCTTCTCCGCCTCATGCAAGTAATCGTCATGTAATACCCGCATCGGTACAGCACCGCCCCAAGGCCGCCCGCCACGGGTAAGCGCGCCCGCATCAAGCCGCCCATACCACCACGCATCAATACTATGGAGACTTGCAAGCTTCTGTTCCAGAAGGGCTTTCGTGCGCGGGATACGCCTCAAATTCACCCCTGAGAGGTCGAAATTCATGAGGTCATAAAGCAGCGCCTCACGCCCGCCATTGGCAAGCTCTTCCTCCATTTCCCGGAAATAATCAGAGTTTTGCGCGCACCTTGGGTTAACATCAAGCACACAAAACCTTCGTTCATCCTTCCCGGCAGGCACAACCCATTCCTCATTCGAGGTCATCATCAGCCGCACATAGTTATCCAGCCGGATAGGGTCTACACCCTTGCTTTCGATCATCTGGAATGTGGAGGTCACCAGCCCCTTGAGCCGCCCTTCCGCCGCCTTGTCACCAGCCCACACCGCCTCTTCCGCCTGCAAAAGCAGGCACGAGGCCATATGGGCATTGAATTGCCCGGTCACATAGCGCGGGTCATCCACGGCGAAATAATG includes the following:
- a CDS encoding primase-helicase family protein — encoded protein: MPPEVVTESAQAEAEKATEAPPEPRLGGYNVGELNREYALVLMGSKAVVMREPGGTVPVEDQQRFITVDAFRLWKGNTFTEVMGANLKVKAMSHAERWLGDRDRREYSGIVFYPNPDGAQSPRGYLNLWRGFAFIPKEKKNGYAIFRDHLLMNVCDESEELYRWVFGWFAHMVQRPRERVGTALVLKGQMGTGKTKIGEVMGSLFPAHYFAVDDPRYVTGQFNAHMASCLLLQAEEAVWAGDKAAEGRLKGLVTSTFQMIESKGVDPIRLDNYVRLMMTSNEEWVVPAGKDERRFCVLDVNPRCAQNSDYFREMEEELANGGREALLYDLMNFDLSGVNLRRIPRTKALLEQKLASLHSIDAWWYGRLDAGALTRGGRPWGGAVPMRVLHDDYLHEAEKVGWRRRDSPVAFGKRLRKLAPEVVREQGYDPEAGQAAAREWLLRFPPLEACRAHWDATMGQGDDWPCGKGPSDEGAS